A region from the Vanacampus margaritifer isolate UIUO_Vmar chromosome 5, RoL_Vmar_1.0, whole genome shotgun sequence genome encodes:
- the timm50 gene encoding mitochondrial import inner membrane translocase subunit TIM50 isoform X1 has product MSAACVFPMCVRASRGLLRLRSGAHAAMDVVRILSTDKPPAGHDGATGGLAQAILQERLQQQSQGQSPPAEGGEAASGGGEQATGDKKQKENTAYAKKMVLRLAGLMGLGGAVSIVYVFGTNSVDEQGNLIPDEFDKEPPVVQQLKRTVKYFQDYRQMIIEPTSPKLLPDPVKEPYYQPPYTLVLELTDVLLHPEWSLATGWRFKKRPGIDYLFQQLAPLYEIIIFTAETGMTAYPLIDGIDPQGFVLYRLFRDATRYMEGHHVKDVSCLNRDGSKVIVVDCKREAFSLQPFNGVALKKWDGDSDDRTLYDLANFLKTIAMSGVDDVRSVLENYSSEDDPIDAFKRRQAQLAQEEEQRVGEWSQQKKSGLSLGSIATRFWRPKQQ; this is encoded by the exons ATGTCGGCAGCGTGTGTGTTCCCCATGTGTGTACGAGCGAGCCGGGGCCTTCTCAGGCTTCGCAGCGGGGCGCACGCCGCGATGGACGTCGTACGCATACTGTCCACGGACAAACCGCCGGCCGGCCATGACGGTGCGACGGGCGGTCTGGCGCAGGCGATTCTTCAGGAGCGGCTCCAACAGCAGAGTCAG GGCCAGTCTCCTCCAGCAGAGGGCGGCGAAGCTGCGAGCGGCGGCGGAGAGCAGGCGACGGGCGACAAGAAGCAGAAGGAGAACACGGCCTACGCCAAGAAGATGGTGCTGAGGTTGGCGGGCCTGATGGGCCTGGGCGGCGCCGTCAGCATCGTCTACGTATTCG GGACCAATTCAGTGGACGAACAAGGAAATCTG ATTCCCGATGAGTTTGACAAAG AGCCTCCGGTGGTCCAGCAGCTGAAGAGAACCGTCAAGTACTTCCAAGACTACAGACAG ATGATCATCGAACCCACCAGCCCCAAATTGCTGCCGGACCCGGTCAAGGAGCCGTACTACCAACCGCCGTACACGCTGGTTCTGGAGCTCACGGACGTGCTGCTGCATCCCGAGTGGTCG CTGGCAACCGGGTGGCGCTTCAAGAAACGACCCGGCATCGACTACCTGTTCCAGCAGCTGGCGCCGCTCTACGAGATCATCATCTTCACCGCAGAGACTGGCATG ACGGCGTACCCGCTGATCGACGGCATCGACCCTCAAGGTTTCGTCCTGTATCGTCTGTTCCGAGACGCCACGCGCTACATGGAGGGACATCACGTCAAG gacGTGTCGTGTCTGAACCGCGACGGCAGCAAAGTCATCGTGGTGGACTGCAAGCGCGAAGCCTTCAGCCTGCAGCCGTTCAACGGCGTGGCGCTCAAGAAGTGGGACGGCGACTCGGACGACCGCACGCTCTACGACCTGGCCAACTTCCTCAAGA CCATCGCCATGAGCGGCGTGGACGACGTGCGCTCGGTGCTGGAGAACTACTCCTCCGAGGACGACCCCATCGACGCCTTCAAGCGCAGGCAGGCGCAGCTGGCGCAG gaggaggagcagcGCGTGGGCGAGTGGTCGCAGCAGAAGAAATCGGGTTTGTCTCTGGGCTCCATCGCGACGCGCTTTTGGCGTCCCAAGCAGCAGTGA
- the clip3 gene encoding CAP-Gly domain-containing linker protein 3: protein MTKEENLEMQEKERHDCEEQEEGRVQREEDEELLEEEEEEEGDEEDEERAEDEDEPAEEREDEDEREEEGGERQQPATPREESAARDADGAPDQSEPLSVSALHSPVHESRRRAMVHPSAQAPLPKDYAFTFFDPNDPACLEILTDPRTTVPELFAIVRQWVPQVQHKIDVIGNEILKRGCHVNDRDGLTDMTLLHYSCKAGAHGVGDPAAALRLTSQLISLGADVSLRSRWTNMNALHYAAYFDVPELVRVLLKAAKPRVLNSTCSDFHYGTALHIAASNLCLGAVKCLLEHGANPSVRNENGHVPGEVVPDPMDMSLDKAEAAMVAKELKQLLLDALPLSCNLPRATLPNYDNIPGNLMLSSLGMKLGERVLLDDMKTGTLRFCGTTEFASGQWVGVELDEPEGKNDGSVGGVRYFICPPKLGIFAPVSKISRSVEQNVSSVTSTPRTPRMDLASRLAGKTKKEKEKKEKALKKKSSVVSLDPEGLNAEVGDQVLVAGQKSGIVRYFGKTDFAPGLWFGVELDQPSGKHDGSVFGVRYFSCLPKYGVFAPPSRVQRIGGPKEGSQNEQNSTMKKVHQVTMSQPKRNFNTVRSPKDLTSESSISRLLFCCWFPWMLRAEMQS, encoded by the exons ATGACGAAAGAGGAGAACCTGGAGATGCAGGAGAAGGAGAGGCACGACTGCGAGGAGCAGGAGGAAGGCAGGGTGCAAagggaggaggacgaggagctgctggaggaagaggaggaggaggagggcgatGAAGAAGACGAGGAGAGAGCAGAAGACGAGGACGAGCCGGCCGAGGAGcgcgaggacgaggacgagcgggaggaggagggaggagaaCGTCAGCAGCCGGCCACGCCGCGAGAGGAGTCGGCGGCCAGAGACGCTGACGGCGCACCCGACCAAAGCGAGCCACTGTCTGTGTCGGCGCTTCACAGTCCGGTCCACGAGAGCCGACGCCGAGCCATGGTGCACCCCTCTGCGCAGGCGCCGCTTCCAAAAGACTACG CCTTCACCTTCTTCGACCCCAATGATCCGGCCTGTTTGGAGATCCTAACCGACCCCCGGACCACCGTCCCGGAGCTGTTCGCCATCGTGCGTCAGTGGGTTCCGCAGGTGCAGCACAAGATCGACGTCATCGGCAACGAG ATTCTGAAACGCGGTTGCCACGTGAACGACCGTGACGGTTTGACGGACATGACCCTCCTCCACTACAGTTGCAAGGCGGGCGCACACGGCGTTG GCGACCCGGCGGCGGCGCTGCGTCTGACCAGCCAGCTGATTTCTCTGGGCGCCGACGTCAGCTTGAGGAGCCGCTGGACCAACATGAACGCTCTGCACTACGCCGCCTACTTTGATGTTCCAGAACTGGTCCGAGTCCTGCTGAAGGCCGCCAAACCCAGAG TTCTGAACTCCACATGCAGCGACTTCCACTACGGGACGGCGCTGCACATCGCCGCCTCCAACCTGTGTCTGGGCGCAGTCAAGTGTCTTCTGGAGCACGGTGCCAACCCCAGCGTCCGG AACGAGAACGGCCACGTCCCCGGCGAGGTGGTCCCCGACCCGATGGACATGAGTCTGGACAAGGCGGAGGCGGCCATGGTGGCCAAAGAGCTGAAGCAGCTGCTGCTGGACGCCCTCCCGCTGAGCTGCAACCTCCCCCGAGCAACGCTGCCCAACTACGACAACATTCCCGGCAACCTGATGTTGTCCTCGCTGGGCATGAAGCTGGGCGAGCGCGTCCTGCTGGACGACATGAAG ACGGGGACACTTCGATTCTGCGGTACCACAGAGTTCGCCAGCGGGCAGTGGGTCGGCGTGGAGCTGGACGAGCCGGAGGGAAAGAACGACGGCAGTGTCGGCGGCGTTCGCTACTTCATCTGCCCGCCCAAACTCG GGATCTTTGCTCCGGTGTCAAAGATTTCCAGGTCGGTGGAACAGAACGTTTCCTCCGTCACCTCCACCCCCAGGACACCCCGCATGGACCTGGCCTCGCGCCTCGCCGGGAAGAccaagaaagagaaagagaagaagGAGAAAG CCCTGAAGAAGAAATCGTCCGTCGTCAGTCTGGACCCAGAAGGACTGAACGCTGAGGTTGGGGATCAGGTCTTGGTGGCCGGACAGAAGAGTGGCATCGTGCGCTACTTTGGAAAAACCGACTTTGCTCCAG GTTTGTGGTTCGGTGTGGAGCTGGACCAGCCCAGCGGCAAACACGACGGCTCCGTGTTCGGGGTGCGCTACTTCAGCTGTCTGCCCAAATACGGCGTGTTTGCCCCGCCCTCCCGGGTCCAGAG GATCGGAGGACCAAAAGAGGGCTCACAGAACGAGCAGAACTCCACGATGAAGAAAGTCCACCAAGTCACCA TGTCCCAGCCCAAGCGGAACTTCAACACAGTCCGTTCTCCTAAAGATCTGACCTCCGAGAGCTCCATATCGAG GTTGCTCTTCTGCTGTTGGTTCCCGTGGATGCTGCGAGCCGAGATGCAGTCCTAA
- the timm50 gene encoding mitochondrial import inner membrane translocase subunit TIM50 isoform X2 has translation MIFFFLSPRLPSKGQSPPAEGGEAASGGGEQATGDKKQKENTAYAKKMVLRLAGLMGLGGAVSIVYVFGTNSVDEQGNLIPDEFDKEPPVVQQLKRTVKYFQDYRQMIIEPTSPKLLPDPVKEPYYQPPYTLVLELTDVLLHPEWSLATGWRFKKRPGIDYLFQQLAPLYEIIIFTAETGMTAYPLIDGIDPQGFVLYRLFRDATRYMEGHHVKDVSCLNRDGSKVIVVDCKREAFSLQPFNGVALKKWDGDSDDRTLYDLANFLKTIAMSGVDDVRSVLENYSSEDDPIDAFKRRQAQLAQEEEQRVGEWSQQKKSGLSLGSIATRFWRPKQQ, from the exons atgatttttttctttctttctccgaGATTGCCAAGTAAG GGCCAGTCTCCTCCAGCAGAGGGCGGCGAAGCTGCGAGCGGCGGCGGAGAGCAGGCGACGGGCGACAAGAAGCAGAAGGAGAACACGGCCTACGCCAAGAAGATGGTGCTGAGGTTGGCGGGCCTGATGGGCCTGGGCGGCGCCGTCAGCATCGTCTACGTATTCG GGACCAATTCAGTGGACGAACAAGGAAATCTG ATTCCCGATGAGTTTGACAAAG AGCCTCCGGTGGTCCAGCAGCTGAAGAGAACCGTCAAGTACTTCCAAGACTACAGACAG ATGATCATCGAACCCACCAGCCCCAAATTGCTGCCGGACCCGGTCAAGGAGCCGTACTACCAACCGCCGTACACGCTGGTTCTGGAGCTCACGGACGTGCTGCTGCATCCCGAGTGGTCG CTGGCAACCGGGTGGCGCTTCAAGAAACGACCCGGCATCGACTACCTGTTCCAGCAGCTGGCGCCGCTCTACGAGATCATCATCTTCACCGCAGAGACTGGCATG ACGGCGTACCCGCTGATCGACGGCATCGACCCTCAAGGTTTCGTCCTGTATCGTCTGTTCCGAGACGCCACGCGCTACATGGAGGGACATCACGTCAAG gacGTGTCGTGTCTGAACCGCGACGGCAGCAAAGTCATCGTGGTGGACTGCAAGCGCGAAGCCTTCAGCCTGCAGCCGTTCAACGGCGTGGCGCTCAAGAAGTGGGACGGCGACTCGGACGACCGCACGCTCTACGACCTGGCCAACTTCCTCAAGA CCATCGCCATGAGCGGCGTGGACGACGTGCGCTCGGTGCTGGAGAACTACTCCTCCGAGGACGACCCCATCGACGCCTTCAAGCGCAGGCAGGCGCAGCTGGCGCAG gaggaggagcagcGCGTGGGCGAGTGGTCGCAGCAGAAGAAATCGGGTTTGTCTCTGGGCTCCATCGCGACGCGCTTTTGGCGTCCCAAGCAGCAGTGA